TCCGTCTCGAGCCAGATCTTCACGATCTCCTGCGCAACGCCAGGGCCGACGACACGCTCGCCGAGCGACAGCACGTTCGAATCGTTGTGCTCACGCGTCGCCTTAGCCGAGAACAGGTCATGGACAAGCGCGCAGCGAATGCCAGGCACCTTGTTAGCCGCAATCGTCATGCCGATGCCCGTGCCGCAGATGAGAATGCCCTTGTCCGCTTCACCCGATACGACCTTCTCGCACACCTGCAGCGCATAATCCGGGTAATCGACCGAATCTGCACAGCTGCAGCCATAATCGATAACCTCATGACCAAGCTCCTCGATGAACGGCTTGATGACATCCTTCAGTCTGTAGCCCGCGTGATCCGCACCCATTGCAATTTTCATAATCCAACTCGCCTCCTCGCTATTGTCGATTTCATTATAACCCAAAACATCAGCGACAAAAAACGAAAAAAGAGCATGGCACCCGCGTCGAATTGACGCGAAATGCTGCTCTTTGCCCAGGCGACCGGCCGTATATCCCAATGCTCCACCGTGGTTACTTCCACTCGTCGCCAGTTACATCGGGTCTCACATCTATAACCCAATCATATCCTAAGTCACGCT
Above is a genomic segment from Paenibacillus sp. YYML68 containing:
- the rpiB gene encoding ribose 5-phosphate isomerase B; its protein translation is MKIAMGADHAGYRLKDVIKPFIEELGHEVIDYGCSCADSVDYPDYALQVCEKVVSGEADKGILICGTGIGMTIAANKVPGIRCALVHDLFSAKATREHNDSNVLSLGERVVGPGVAQEIVKIWLETEFSQGERHQNRVNKVKALEDKYALHP